Proteins from one Thermococcus sp. M36 genomic window:
- a CDS encoding McrB family protein, which translates to MIRPVPMKTSMYSINRFLDTEYGDFGFAVEDLKLFPGGRYLAVLVRLDDDSRFIHVFGTRGQPLEGWEKGIPVPCADEVVMLPEERKLAVFTKCGTGEVKIYPIQSADPESEALSVTFTRLPLYVSFTSRGRLLVFCDYKVEYFAPADIEVIKIPTPRNGFAYIHSVKDTEDSLYLLYTFKENQKPRLELGRVPLPMFPYYSSLEFWDGIETLSKSSIVPQGGRPVGDIWLENGSFMAALGTKGGNEVYIMSPAGTKVALLPGELVFLSFTSRGLFVITGIYGGNLKAGLVPFDVINTAERIGVEDFRGNAILGRYVPGVVNPKFAGISMDGGVLYFGRSGGKSSGGTFYYFLRRDVDYLYQLEVSETPGWEAKSKEAASELGLEGHKKGEVTGKVGGTFLEPLLRRFKQLIIYGPPGTGKTYLALKTAKNAEFVTFHQSYSYEDFVEGFRPFEKGGSVVYSVSDGVFKRLAVQAIYDSLLEEFREHKNNAGYEDMKLAVQKFLEERRKGKKTAIKPRREFYMVIDEINRGNISRILGELITLLDPDKRLGAPNETIVTLPYSGELFALPPNLYIVATMNSADRSIAMLDIALRRRFAFVELSPDPEKLRGIHVDGIDLEHLLTRINSIIEQEKGKDYTIGHGYFLDVSSADDPRQALYLVFYHKVLPLFQEYFYGNWEHLRSLYPGFEFIDERGRIIRMNLDEFMDALRRLVGSE; encoded by the coding sequence ATGATCCGTCCTGTGCCGATGAAGACTTCGATGTATTCCATAAACAGGTTTTTGGACACCGAGTATGGGGACTTTGGCTTCGCCGTTGAAGACCTGAAGCTGTTTCCCGGCGGGAGGTATCTGGCAGTTCTGGTAAGACTGGACGACGACTCAAGGTTCATACACGTTTTTGGAACAAGAGGGCAGCCCCTCGAAGGTTGGGAGAAGGGCATTCCCGTGCCCTGTGCGGACGAAGTGGTAATGCTCCCCGAGGAAAGAAAACTTGCGGTCTTTACAAAGTGCGGAACGGGAGAGGTCAAAATCTATCCAATTCAGTCAGCCGATCCGGAATCGGAGGCGCTCTCAGTAACGTTTACCAGACTGCCCCTTTATGTCAGCTTCACTTCCCGGGGGAGGCTTTTGGTGTTCTGTGATTATAAGGTGGAGTACTTTGCACCTGCGGATATTGAGGTCATTAAGATTCCAACGCCACGGAATGGCTTTGCGTACATCCATTCGGTAAAGGACACGGAGGACTCACTTTATCTGCTCTATACATTCAAAGAGAATCAAAAGCCGCGCCTGGAGCTGGGAAGAGTCCCACTTCCGATGTTTCCTTACTACTCTTCCCTGGAGTTCTGGGATGGCATTGAGACCCTCTCAAAATCCAGCATTGTGCCTCAGGGAGGAAGGCCCGTAGGGGACATATGGCTGGAAAACGGCTCTTTTATGGCAGCTCTCGGCACCAAGGGGGGAAATGAGGTTTACATCATGAGCCCCGCCGGAACGAAAGTGGCACTGCTTCCCGGGGAGCTGGTGTTCCTATCATTCACATCCAGAGGACTTTTTGTCATAACGGGTATTTACGGTGGAAACCTGAAGGCCGGGCTCGTACCCTTCGATGTCATTAACACAGCCGAAAGGATAGGGGTAGAAGATTTCCGCGGGAATGCGATTCTGGGGAGGTATGTCCCAGGGGTCGTTAATCCAAAGTTTGCGGGAATATCAATGGATGGAGGAGTTCTTTACTTCGGCAGAAGCGGGGGCAAAAGTTCAGGTGGAACTTTTTACTACTTCCTCCGCAGGGACGTGGACTATCTGTACCAGCTCGAGGTGTCTGAAACGCCGGGTTGGGAAGCCAAATCCAAGGAAGCGGCCTCCGAACTTGGGCTGGAGGGACACAAAAAAGGGGAAGTGACTGGGAAAGTTGGAGGGACGTTTCTAGAGCCCCTGCTCAGGAGGTTCAAGCAGCTCATCATCTACGGACCACCTGGCACAGGTAAAACATACCTGGCGCTTAAAACTGCCAAAAACGCGGAGTTTGTCACCTTCCACCAGTCTTACAGTTATGAGGATTTCGTGGAGGGGTTCAGACCCTTTGAAAAAGGGGGGAGTGTTGTATACAGTGTCTCCGACGGAGTATTTAAGCGTCTGGCAGTGCAGGCAATATACGACTCCTTGCTGGAGGAATTCCGGGAACACAAAAACAACGCAGGGTATGAAGATATGAAGTTGGCCGTCCAGAAGTTCCTAGAAGAAAGGAGAAAAGGGAAAAAGACTGCTATTAAGCCCCGGAGAGAATTCTACATGGTAATTGATGAAATAAACAGGGGCAATATAAGCAGAATACTCGGTGAGCTGATAACCCTCCTTGATCCCGATAAAAGGCTGGGTGCCCCAAACGAGACTATAGTGACCCTTCCATACTCGGGAGAGCTTTTTGCGCTACCCCCCAACCTGTACATAGTTGCCACCATGAACTCGGCGGACAGAAGCATAGCGATGCTCGATATTGCACTCAGGAGGAGGTTCGCATTCGTGGAACTGTCTCCAGATCCCGAGAAGCTCAGAGGGATACATGTGGATGGGATAGACCTGGAACACCTCCTAACGAGAATAAACTCCATCATTGAGCAGGAAAAGGGTAAGGACTACACCATAGGGCACGGGTACTTTCTCGATGTTTCCTCCGCGGACGACCCAAGGCAGGCGCTCTACCTAGTCTTCTACCACAAGGTGCTGCCCCTTTTCCAGGAGTACTTTTACGGGAACTGGGAGCACCTTCGATCTCTCTATCCGGGTTTTGAGTTCATAGACGAGAGGGGGAGGATAATTCGGATGAACCTTGACGAGTTCATGGATGCCCTCCGCAGGCTGGTGGGGTCAGAATGA
- a CDS encoding DUF4129 domain-containing protein — MERYRAYVALTMGTIVVASALLQSSTIHGGTTVFNFEWYIFLSSLFLLGAAGYVIRMLLEEGPVIGGRKTEKKQLVRQVVTLLALMVAVYLLTHKKPEELTEGRGIGRSISGLWYNVTPSEFVVVWQQFPDWTYIIPLALFVILVVTAKRRRKRKYPFEVKFEPGMTYDSIEGTPAERVIKMYKNVVAGLVMKGYPYRESWTHWEHEERLKEIFPDLKDLDTLTRIFERAKYAGRLDERDVSLARESYERLMSFLR, encoded by the coding sequence ATGGAGCGGTACAGGGCGTACGTCGCTCTCACCATGGGTACTATAGTTGTGGCTTCTGCTCTTCTTCAATCGTCCACGATTCACGGCGGGACGACCGTATTTAATTTCGAGTGGTACATCTTCCTGTCGAGCCTCTTTCTCTTAGGTGCGGCCGGCTATGTTATCAGGATGCTCCTGGAGGAGGGGCCGGTTATAGGCGGGAGAAAGACTGAGAAAAAACAGCTCGTAAGGCAGGTGGTAACCCTTCTGGCACTTATGGTTGCGGTATACCTCCTGACTCACAAAAAGCCCGAGGAACTAACGGAGGGCAGGGGGATAGGCAGAAGCATTTCGGGTCTGTGGTACAACGTTACGCCCAGCGAGTTCGTCGTGGTCTGGCAACAGTTCCCGGACTGGACATACATCATTCCGCTGGCCCTTTTTGTGATCCTTGTTGTAACTGCAAAGCGCAGGAGAAAAAGAAAATACCCGTTTGAGGTAAAGTTCGAGCCGGGGATGACCTACGACAGCATTGAAGGAACCCCCGCGGAAAGGGTTATAAAAATGTACAAGAATGTCGTTGCCGGTCTCGTTATGAAAGGCTACCCCTACAGGGAGAGCTGGACCCACTGGGAGCATGAGGAGAGGCTGAAGGAGATATTCCCAGACCTGAAAGACCTCGACACCCTGACGAGGATATTCGAGAGGGCGAAGTACGCCGGCAGGCTGGACGAGAGGGATGTTTCCCTCGCCCGCGAGAGCTACGAGCGGCTGATGTCCTTTCTGAGGTAG